A genomic stretch from Carbonactinospora thermoautotrophica includes:
- a CDS encoding lysylphosphatidylglycerol synthase domain-containing protein, with the protein MPTIARLTPRRALGWLFVVAAVALGGYALAAEWQAVRADLGRLHPLAYLASLAAVVVALAASMLVWRSLLAALGSPLPVGPAARIVFLANLGKYLPGSVWPMIAQMELGHTYQVPRRRSAAAFVLYSLLTLGSGAFAALVTLPWVAAGASYEYRWVFLLGLLLLAGLHPRVLNPALGLLFRLTRRPAPECPLTLRGVGAAFGWALLTWLAYGVHAWVLAAGLGAPYGQAFLLCVGGFALAWCAGFLAVVAPAGAGVRDWALVALLLPVLDRPAALVVALLSRLLMSVGDLVVAGLVLWAGARRRRPTPVRAG; encoded by the coding sequence ATGCCGACCATCGCACGCCTGACGCCCCGCCGTGCGCTCGGCTGGCTCTTCGTCGTCGCCGCGGTGGCGCTCGGCGGGTACGCGCTGGCGGCCGAGTGGCAGGCCGTGCGCGCCGACCTGGGTCGGCTCCATCCTCTCGCGTATCTCGCCAGCCTCGCCGCCGTCGTGGTCGCGCTGGCCGCCTCGATGCTGGTCTGGCGGTCGCTGCTCGCCGCGCTGGGCTCCCCGCTGCCGGTCGGTCCCGCCGCCCGGATCGTCTTCCTCGCCAACCTCGGCAAGTACCTGCCCGGGTCGGTCTGGCCGATGATCGCGCAGATGGAGCTGGGCCACACCTACCAGGTCCCGCGCCGCCGGTCCGCCGCGGCCTTCGTGCTCTACTCGCTGCTCACCCTCGGGTCCGGGGCGTTCGCCGCCCTGGTGACGCTGCCCTGGGTCGCCGCGGGCGCCTCCTACGAGTACCGCTGGGTGTTCCTGCTCGGCTTGCTCCTGCTGGCGGGCCTGCACCCGCGGGTGCTCAACCCCGCGCTCGGCCTGCTGTTCCGGCTCACCCGCCGGCCCGCCCCGGAGTGCCCGCTCACCCTGCGCGGGGTCGGCGCGGCGTTCGGCTGGGCGCTGCTGACCTGGCTCGCCTACGGGGTGCACGCCTGGGTGCTCGCCGCCGGGCTCGGCGCGCCGTACGGGCAGGCGTTCCTGCTCTGCGTGGGCGGGTTCGCGCTCGCCTGGTGCGCCGGCTTCCTGGCGGTCGTCGCGCCGGCCGGGGCGGGCGTGCGCGACTGGGCGCTGGTGGCCCTGCTGTTGCCGGTGCTGGACCGCCCGGCCGCCCTGGTGGTGGCGTTGCTCTCCCGGCTGTTGATGAGCGTGGGCGACCTGGTGGTCGCCGGCCTGGTCCTCTGGGCGGGCGCCCGACGCCGACGCCCGACGCCCGTGCGCGCCGGCTGA
- a CDS encoding class I SAM-dependent methyltransferase → MPNNFALGIPTEYGFELPRKRHALARPYLAGPDATLLDFGCGNGANTVLFAPDVRQVVGVDVVPEHVEQASKYAAEQGLGNVEYVLYDGDRLPFPDASFDNVVSFEVLEHTADDRHALAEVRRVLKPGGVLAMSVPNKWYLMETHGFDLRPRWVKWNRVPLLSWLPTPIHERYACARIYTRRRIFRLLEAGGFEVLEHRYIMPPFDRVNRPLPRKVLRAVFRRIDASPLRVIGVAHFIAARRRA, encoded by the coding sequence ATGCCGAACAACTTCGCGCTCGGCATTCCGACCGAGTACGGCTTCGAGCTCCCCCGAAAACGCCACGCCTTGGCACGGCCGTACCTCGCCGGGCCGGACGCCACGCTCCTGGACTTCGGGTGCGGGAACGGCGCCAACACCGTGCTGTTCGCGCCGGACGTGCGCCAAGTGGTCGGCGTCGACGTGGTGCCCGAGCACGTGGAGCAGGCCAGCAAGTACGCCGCGGAGCAGGGGCTGGGGAACGTCGAGTACGTGCTGTACGACGGCGACCGGCTGCCGTTCCCGGACGCGTCCTTCGACAACGTGGTGTCGTTCGAGGTGCTGGAGCACACCGCGGACGACCGGCACGCGCTCGCCGAGGTGCGCCGGGTTCTCAAACCGGGCGGGGTGCTCGCGATGTCGGTGCCGAACAAGTGGTACCTCATGGAGACCCACGGCTTCGACCTGCGCCCCCGCTGGGTGAAGTGGAACCGGGTGCCGCTGCTGTCCTGGCTGCCCACGCCGATCCACGAGCGCTACGCGTGCGCGCGCATCTACACCAGGCGGCGGATCTTCCGGCTACTGGAGGCGGGCGGCTTCGAGGTGCTGGAACACCGGTACATCATGCCGCCGTTCGACCGGGTGAACCGGCCGCTGCCGCGCAAGGTGCTGCGCGCGGTGTTCCGCCGGATCGACGCCAGCCCACTGCGGGTGATCGGCGTGGCGCATTTCATCGCGGCGCGCCGGCGGGCCTGA
- a CDS encoding class I SAM-dependent methyltransferase, whose protein sequence is MAKDRTAQLAYSELMPKMLDEQARRRKADKILAVLRHFLGRDDLTGLRALDVGCSAGFIADALAEAGLVSHGVDIDMPGLRRAHARFGDRVRFVCGDGERLPFPDGTFDVIVFNHIYEHVVNPDGVVAELRRVLAADGVLYLGLMNRLGPIEPHYRLPFLSYLPPTLADRYVRLSGRAEKYHERSRTRWGLRRMLRGFQVWDYTLPVLTDPVRFAATDIVPGRIAKLPPAVLRALLPVVPTYIWVATKADRTPGGPALPQGPTRA, encoded by the coding sequence ATGGCGAAGGACCGCACCGCGCAGCTGGCCTATTCCGAACTCATGCCGAAGATGCTCGACGAGCAGGCCAGGCGGCGGAAGGCCGACAAGATCCTCGCGGTGCTGCGCCACTTCCTGGGGCGGGACGACCTGACCGGGCTGCGCGCGCTGGACGTGGGGTGCTCGGCCGGCTTCATCGCCGACGCGCTCGCCGAGGCCGGGCTGGTCTCCCACGGGGTGGACATCGACATGCCCGGGCTGCGCAGGGCCCACGCCCGGTTCGGCGACCGGGTGCGGTTCGTCTGCGGGGACGGGGAGCGGCTGCCGTTCCCCGACGGGACGTTCGACGTGATCGTGTTCAACCACATCTACGAGCACGTCGTGAACCCGGACGGGGTGGTGGCCGAGCTGCGCCGCGTGCTCGCCGCCGACGGCGTGCTGTACCTCGGCCTGATGAACCGGCTCGGGCCGATCGAGCCGCACTACCGGCTGCCGTTCCTGTCGTACCTGCCGCCGACCCTCGCCGACCGGTACGTCCGGCTGAGCGGGCGCGCCGAGAAGTACCACGAGCGGTCCCGCACCCGCTGGGGGCTGCGCCGGATGCTGCGCGGGTTCCAGGTATGGGACTACACGCTCCCGGTCCTCACCGACCCGGTCCGGTTCGCCGCCACCGACATCGTGCCGGGCCGGATCGCCAAGCTGCCGCCGGCCGTGCTGCGCGCGCTGCTGCCGGTCGTGCCCACCTACATCTGGGTCGCCACCAAGGCCGACCGGACGCCGGGCGGGCCGGCGCTGCCGCAGGGCCCGACCCGCGCCTGA
- a CDS encoding carbamate kinase has protein sequence MRVVAALGGNALLRRGEPLDAEVQLKHLAEAVAALAPLADRHELVVTHGNGPQVGLLAEESTIDPRLHRPYPLDALDAQTQGMIGYWLAREMRRARPGREVVALITQTVVREDDPAFAWPTKFVGPVYSADEAARLAEDLGWVMRPDGGFWRRVVPSPEPHDIVELPIIHRLLQTGCVMIAAGGGGVPVVVGPDGPRGVEAVIDKDLAAALLAERLDADALLLLTDVPYVMRDFGTARQRPITEATPGELRRLGLPAGSMGPKAEAACRFAERRPGSIAVIGELTDAAALLAGETGTRIVAEREVTGLR, from the coding sequence ATGAGGGTCGTCGCCGCACTGGGCGGGAACGCCCTCCTGCGCCGGGGTGAGCCGCTCGACGCGGAGGTCCAGCTCAAGCACCTGGCCGAGGCGGTCGCGGCGCTCGCCCCGCTCGCCGATCGCCACGAACTGGTGGTGACCCACGGCAACGGACCCCAGGTGGGGTTGCTGGCCGAGGAGAGCACGATCGACCCGCGTCTGCACCGGCCCTACCCGCTCGACGCCCTCGACGCGCAGACGCAGGGGATGATCGGGTACTGGCTGGCCCGGGAGATGCGCCGCGCCCGGCCCGGCCGCGAGGTCGTCGCACTCATCACCCAGACCGTGGTCAGGGAGGACGACCCCGCGTTCGCTTGGCCCACCAAGTTCGTCGGCCCGGTCTACAGCGCGGACGAGGCGGCCCGGCTCGCGGAGGACCTGGGCTGGGTCATGCGCCCCGACGGGGGGTTCTGGCGGCGCGTCGTGCCGTCGCCGGAGCCGCACGACATCGTCGAGCTGCCGATCATCCATCGCCTGCTCCAAACGGGCTGCGTGATGATCGCCGCGGGCGGTGGCGGCGTCCCGGTCGTCGTTGGCCCGGACGGTCCACGTGGCGTCGAGGCGGTCATCGACAAGGACCTCGCGGCCGCGCTGCTCGCCGAGCGCCTCGACGCCGACGCGCTCCTGCTGCTGACCGATGTGCCGTACGTGATGCGGGACTTCGGCACCGCGCGGCAGCGGCCGATCACCGAGGCCACGCCCGGGGAGCTGCGGCGGCTGGGCCTGCCGGCCGGCTCGATGGGCCCGAAGGCTGAGGCGGCCTGCCGGTTCGCCGAGCGACGCCCAGGGAGCATCGCGGTGATCGGTGAACTGACCGACGCCGCCGCGCTGCTCGCCGGGGAAACGGGTACCCGGATCGTCGCCGAGCGGGAGGTCACCGGGCTCAGGTGA